The Paenibacillus wynnii DNA window GTCGTGCTCCTGCAAGACGTACATTACAAAACATTACAAAACATTACAAAACATTAAAAAACCTTACACAACCACAAAGACAAAATTCAAACCCAGTAGACCCTCGTGTTACACGTTTTTGGCCCCTTCGGGACGACAAGCTTGCGCTGTCTGCGATAACAATAGGAACCTAGCCCTTATCTTTAATTGCACAATTTACATCTATTTGACCATTTAAACGAGGAAAACGTACTTTAACTGTATTTCGTACAACTAAATCCATGAAACTAGCTCCAAATCAGCTGTTCTCCTGTTTATAGCTGCAGAAAGTACAACTATATGAGCTGGAGGGACCTATTCGGTGTAAATAATTGTACGAAATACAACTAAAACTAACTAAAATTACTCCTCTTAAGGTTTATCGCTGGTGTTACTTTGACCCCAATGCCTGCAATGCTTCGGCAAGGTCGATATTTCCCGTATACAGCGCTTTGCCAACAATGGCTCCGCCAATCCCACTGGCACTATGTACATTTAGGCGCAGCAGATCGTCCAAAGTGGTCACGCCGCCGGAAGCTATCACCGTTTTGCCGCTGGTAGCTGCCATGGAGAGGATACCCTCCACATTCGGGCCCTGCATCATCCCGTCACGGGAAATGTCCGTGTAAATAAAGGTCTCAGCACCTTTGGAAGCCAAATACTTTGCAAGATCCTCTGCTCGGGTCTCCGAAGTGTTCAGCCAACCATGGGTAGCCACGTAACCATTACGGGCATCAATCCCGATGGCAACCTTATCTCCATACTTGGCTAATACAGCCTCCGTAAATTCACGATCGTTGATAGCGGCTGTTCCGATAATCACACGGCTGACTCCGAGTCCGAGCAGCTTTTCGACATCTGCAAGACTGCGCAGGCCGCCTCCTACTTGAACAGGAACATTAGCGTTCGCAGCAATTGCGCCGATAATGGCATCATTGACCGGATAGCCGGCTTTTGCACCGTCCAGATCCACCAAGTGAATAAATTGTCCTCCTTGCTCTTCCCACGATTTTGCCACTTTTATAGGACTGTCGTTATAGACCGTTTCCTGATTGTAATCCCCTTGCTTCAATCTAACGCATTTTCCATCCCGGATATCAATTGCCGGATACACAATAAAAGAAGACATCAACGTTCCCCGCTTTCGTATGCTAACTTTAATAGGCGGTGTGCTTTAACTTTTTGATCCGCCGTATAATTTATCTGAGGCCTTAAGCTTCCTTAAGCTTACATATCAGGCCTTAATCTTCAAAAAATTCCCGAGCAGCTTCATCCCGAGCTCCCCGCTTTTTTCCGGGTGGAACTGCATACCGAACACGTTGCCCCGTCCGACAATCGCTGTAACTGGATATCCGTAATCGGTCACGGCAATCAAATCACTCTCTTGCTCAACAAGCGCGTGATACGAATGGACGAAATACACATGACCCTCTTCAAGACCCTCCAGCAGCGGACTATCACCCTTCATGAAGGTCAGTCTGTTCCAACCCATATGAGGAACCTTGAAGCCCTCTCTTGGCTCAAAACGGACAACCGAACCCGGCACGATCCCCAGCCCTTCATGGGTTCCGTATTCTTCACCGCTGCTGAACAACAGCTGCATACCCAGACAAATTCCAAGCATTGGCTGCTTCCCGGCGGCTACTTTTTTAACTACAGCATCCAGTCCGGTACTGCGAAGATGCTCCATAGCATCGCCAAACGCGCCGACACCGGGCAGAATGACGCTTTCAGCTGCCAGAATCTGCTCCGCATCCCCCGTTACCAGACACTCATAGCCCAGGCGCTCTATCGCTTTGCTTACACTGTGCAGATTGCCCATGCCATAATCAACGATTGCTACAGCCATGCTACAGCACTCCCTTCGTAGAAGGCACACCCTTCACACGAGGATCAATAAGAGTAGCTTCGTCCAGTGCGCGACCAAGGGCCTTGAACACGGCTTCTATCATGTGATGTGTGTTCGTGCCGTAGTGAACGATGACATGCAGTGTAATCCGTGCTTCGAGCGCGAACTTCCACAGAAACTCATGTACCAGCTCCGTCGAGAAGCTTCCCACCTGTTGAGAAGGATACTCGGCACGATACTCAAAATGCGGCCGGTTGCTGATATCAATCACTACCTGAGCCAAAGCCTCGTCCATCGGCACAAATACGCTAGCGTAGCGCTTAATTCCTTTTTTATCACCTAACGCTTCTCGGAGAGCTTGACCCAGACAAATGCCGATATCCTCTACAGTGTGGTGATCATCGATTTCGATATCTCCGCGCGCTTGTACATTTAGATCAAACTGACCGTGCTTCGTGAACAAATCCAGCATATGATTCAAAAAAGGGACATCCGTCTCCAGCTCCGAAACCCCGCTACCGTCTACTGATAAAGACAGCTTGATGTCCGTCTCGTTCGTGGTACGACTAATTCCCGCCTGACGCACCACCTGCTCATTATTGTTCTCCATGGCTGTCTCCACCTTTCCCTTCGTTTTCTAATCGGATTTCAATAGCCCGAGCATGCCCTTCAAGGCCCTCACGTCTTGCCAATTCAATAATACTATGTCCATCACGCAGCAGCGCTTCCTTGCTGTAGTAGATAAGGCTAGACTTCTTAATGAAGTCATCCACATCTACGGGCGAGGAGAAGCGCGCAGTTCCGTTCGTGGGAATAATGTGATTCGGTCCGGCAAAATAGTCACCAACAGGCTCTGAGCTGTAGGGTCCAAGGAATATAGCCCCTGCATTCTCGATGCTCCCGAGGAGCCCCATCGGGTCAGCTGTTACAATTTCCAAATGCTCCGGCGCCAGCCGGTTCACAACGGAAATTCCCTCTTCTATATCCTCTACGATGATGATCGCTCCGTAAGCCTCTACCGAAGCTCGGGCGATACTCTGCCGTGGCAATTCCAGTAGCTGCCGCTCCACTTCCGCGGCTACTGCATAGGCAAGCTCATGCGATGGAGTCACGAGAATGGCTGACGCCATCTCGTCATGCTCCGCCTGAGAGAGCAGGTCCGCTGCGACATACCCCGGCTCGGCAGAATCATCTGCCAGCACTACAATCTCACTCGGACCGGCGATGCTGTCTATGTCCACGGCACCGTATACTTCACGTTTGGCTAACGCCACGTAAATGTTCCCCGGTCCGCAGATTTTATCGACAGGCTCGATGCTTTCAGTACCAAAAGCAAGCGCGGCAATGGCTTGTGCTCCTCCCACGCGGTATATCTCGTGCACACCCGCTTCTGCGGCGGCAACTAGAATGTAAGGATCAATTCCCGCTTTACCACCGGTTGCAGGCGGGGTGACCATTACGATCTCCGGAACACCGGCGATCTGGGCGGGAATCACATTCATCAAGACAGAAGAAGGATATGCCGCTTTCCCGCCGGGAACATATACACCGACACGTTTGAGTGGACGTATGATCTGTCCGAGAATCGTACCGTCCGGTTGAAGGTCCATCCATGAGTTGCGTTTTTGTCTCGCATGGAACGAACGGATGTTAACCGCTGCTGCACGGATAGCCGTCACGAAGGATTCCTCTACGCGGCTGTAGGCTGCCTCGAGCTCCTTGGGTGTCACCCGTAGTGCATCAGGCGTCAATGTAACGCCATCAAACCGCTCTGTGTAGCGGAGGAGCGCTGTATCCCCTTCTTTTTTGATCGCGGCTACAATTTCCTTAACGGTCTGATTCTGCTCCGGTGTCCCGTACTCCACTTCCCGCTGGAGCTTGAATTCACTGCTTGATTGCACTTTCACGACTGTTCCTCCCTAGTCTCTATATCAATCTACAGCTTCGGTACGCTGATAACACTCTGCAAGCGATCGCATAGCTGTTGTATTTCTGCATTCTTCATCCGATAACTGACACGGTTGGCGACAAGGCGGCTCGTGATTTCAAATATGCTTGTCATTTCTACGAGTCCGTTATCACGCAGCGTCTGCCCCGTCTCCACCATATCGACAATACGATCAGCCAAGCCAATCAGGGGAGCAAGCTCAATGGATCCGTTCAGCTTAACGACCTCTACCTGTTGACCCTGTTCCCGGAAATAACGGGAGGCTACATTGGGATACTTCGTTGCAACGCGCTGCTGAATGCCGGGCTGCCAATTCGGCAGACCGATAATTGACATGCGACACCGGGCAATCCCGAGATCAAGTAGTTCGTACACATCCCGTTCCTCTTCCAGCAGGACATCCTTACCTACAATTCCTATATCAGCCACGCCATACTCCACATAGGTGGGAACATCTACGGGTTTGGCTAGTATAAATTCCATGCCTGCCTCAGGCAGCTGAATCACCAGCTTGCGGGAAGCCTCCCCGTCCGGGGGGATAGGAAGACCTGCGGAGCGGAACAGCTCTGCAGCCTTATTGTATATGCGGCCTTTCGGCATTGCTACCTTCAAAATCTGCGCCATTTCAATCGTCTCCGTTTCCGTTACATATATCTATCTAGGGTTCAGGCACAGCCTCAACCGTGCTCACTGATGAATGTGACGAAGGTAAAAATTTCTCCAAAACGTTCGCCTTCGGCTTCTAGCGTACCATTATCCAAACGCTTCACGACCTTCAGATCCTCCGGACCGGCTGTTAAGCGGGTAACTACAGCATGCCCTTCTTCACGCAGGCGTGATGCCTCTTGCAGTCCCTCCCGGCGTCTAGGAACATCATACTGAATCAGTATCGGAAGCTCTTCCTTCTCCGGTGTTCCAGATACACCGTCAAGGATTCGGTTGGTCTTCAGCGAAAAACCTGTCGACGGAATCGGCCGTCCAAACTGCTGGAGCAGATTATCATATCTTCCTCCGCTGCATACCGGGAAACCCAGTTCAGCAGCATATCCCTCAAAGGTCATTCCAGTATAGTAGGAGAAATCACCAATCATCGTAAGGTCAATCAGCACATGCTCTGACACTCCGTAAGACTCCAACACTTCCCACACCTTGCACAGATGCTCTATAGAAGTCCGGGCCAAAGGATGTCTGCTAAGCTCCAGGGCCTGACCGCAGATTTCTTTGCCGCCTCGCAGCCTAAGCAACCCATTCAGTTCACTTTTTTGAACTTCAGGCAGATTGAGCGCTCGCAGCGTTTCACGGAAGGAAACATAATCCCGACTGAGCAGATGGCTCTTGAGCTCCTCTTGGGCTTCCGGTAGCCCCGGTACTGCTTCTTGAAATAGTCCGTTTAGGAATCCGACATGCCCCATAGCTATCTTAAAAGATTTGACACCCGCCGCCTGAAGCGAAGCAATTGCCAGCGCAACCACTTCGGCATCCGCCTCGGGTGAATCATCTCCCACCAATTCTACACCTGTCTGGAAAAATTCAGCTTCACGTCCGGCTTCTTCCTCTATGGCGCGGAATACGTTGGCGTGATAAGACAAACGCAGAGGAAGCGGCTCTTC harbors:
- a CDS encoding ATP phosphoribosyltransferase regulatory subunit, whose amino-acid sequence is MSKPKGFEKPAGVRDYLPHAVKKLRKIENDVLHCMSRWGYRQMITPTLEYYDTVGVASSTSDQKLYKLLNNRGQALVLRSEMTAPVARVVSSLLKEEPLPLRLSYHANVFRAIEEEAGREAEFFQTGVELVGDDSPEADAEVVALAIASLQAAGVKSFKIAMGHVGFLNGLFQEAVPGLPEAQEELKSHLLSRDYVSFRETLRALNLPEVQKSELNGLLRLRGGKEICGQALELSRHPLARTSIEHLCKVWEVLESYGVSEHVLIDLTMIGDFSYYTGMTFEGYAAELGFPVCSGGRYDNLLQQFGRPIPSTGFSLKTNRILDGVSGTPEKEELPILIQYDVPRRREGLQEASRLREEGHAVVTRLTAGPEDLKVVKRLDNGTLEAEGERFGEIFTFVTFISEHG
- the hisD gene encoding histidinol dehydrogenase, with the translated sequence MKVQSSSEFKLQREVEYGTPEQNQTVKEIVAAIKKEGDTALLRYTERFDGVTLTPDALRVTPKELEAAYSRVEESFVTAIRAAAVNIRSFHARQKRNSWMDLQPDGTILGQIIRPLKRVGVYVPGGKAAYPSSVLMNVIPAQIAGVPEIVMVTPPATGGKAGIDPYILVAAAEAGVHEIYRVGGAQAIAALAFGTESIEPVDKICGPGNIYVALAKREVYGAVDIDSIAGPSEIVVLADDSAEPGYVAADLLSQAEHDEMASAILVTPSHELAYAVAAEVERQLLELPRQSIARASVEAYGAIIIVEDIEEGISVVNRLAPEHLEIVTADPMGLLGSIENAGAIFLGPYSSEPVGDYFAGPNHIIPTNGTARFSSPVDVDDFIKKSSLIYYSKEALLRDGHSIIELARREGLEGHARAIEIRLENEGKGGDSHGEQ
- the hisH gene encoding imidazole glycerol phosphate synthase subunit HisH, giving the protein MAVAIVDYGMGNLHSVSKAIERLGYECLVTGDAEQILAAESVILPGVGAFGDAMEHLRSTGLDAVVKKVAAGKQPMLGICLGMQLLFSSGEEYGTHEGLGIVPGSVVRFEPREGFKVPHMGWNRLTFMKGDSPLLEGLEEGHVYFVHSYHALVEQESDLIAVTDYGYPVTAIVGRGNVFGMQFHPEKSGELGMKLLGNFLKIKA
- the hisB gene encoding imidazoleglycerol-phosphate dehydratase HisB; protein product: MENNNEQVVRQAGISRTTNETDIKLSLSVDGSGVSELETDVPFLNHMLDLFTKHGQFDLNVQARGDIEIDDHHTVEDIGICLGQALREALGDKKGIKRYASVFVPMDEALAQVVIDISNRPHFEYRAEYPSQQVGSFSTELVHEFLWKFALEARITLHVIVHYGTNTHHMIEAVFKALGRALDEATLIDPRVKGVPSTKGVL
- the hisA gene encoding 1-(5-phosphoribosyl)-5-[(5-phosphoribosylamino)methylideneamino]imidazole-4-carboxamide isomerase — its product is MSSFIVYPAIDIRDGKCVRLKQGDYNQETVYNDSPIKVAKSWEEQGGQFIHLVDLDGAKAGYPVNDAIIGAIAANANVPVQVGGGLRSLADVEKLLGLGVSRVIIGTAAINDREFTEAVLAKYGDKVAIGIDARNGYVATHGWLNTSETRAEDLAKYLASKGAETFIYTDISRDGMMQGPNVEGILSMAATSGKTVIASGGVTTLDDLLRLNVHSASGIGGAIVGKALYTGNIDLAEALQALGSK
- the hisG gene encoding ATP phosphoribosyltransferase — translated: MAQILKVAMPKGRIYNKAAELFRSAGLPIPPDGEASRKLVIQLPEAGMEFILAKPVDVPTYVEYGVADIGIVGKDVLLEEERDVYELLDLGIARCRMSIIGLPNWQPGIQQRVATKYPNVASRYFREQGQQVEVVKLNGSIELAPLIGLADRIVDMVETGQTLRDNGLVEMTSIFEITSRLVANRVSYRMKNAEIQQLCDRLQSVISVPKL